aataaagctcaaagaATGTACTAGAgatagaatgtatcaatgggTAGCTCGAAAGGCTCAAATGATTCACACAAagattgcctaaatcattcctaatcactgTTATGCCTGTATTGCACCTCGAaaagtgttcgaactagttctaaacaagtctcaattcacaattaaatcataaaaatttcaaCCAGTGCAGAAATGaacaatcatcagcagtaaacgatgattttcaataGATTATAGATTTTTGTACCTCATGTACTCATAAACATTGTGATGGCTCAACAGGGCAATTAAGGATAAAGTTAATTCAAGAGAAActaggcccaaaaattcaaacattgCCTCAATCCTATCCATGTTTGTACGTTTCAAATTCTGATTCGAGCATacatcacagagtatataaagATCTATTCCTCTACTTGGTTCTACCAGTTAAAAAAATTTGTCAGGAGATGCTCATGGATTTCAGCTACCAAACcggttaaaaaaaaatttccttcaTCACTGACTTTTATGATTTCATCCACAAATGCATGCATAACTCAACACAAAACAAAAGACAAagacaaaatgcaaacaaaagaCAAAGACAAAGACAAAATTCAAGAAAACATAAAAGACATCCTCCCCAAACTAACATCTAGCAGTGTCCCCAATGCTACATAAacgaaacaaaacaaacaaaaatgaataatgcaaaacacacaaaaacaataaaaaaacgaaaaaaaaactCCCCTGATTATTGGTCCTCATCGTCGCCGTCGGCTTCATCATCTGAATCATCAGGAAAATTTTGGCAGAGAGCAGAGTACTGGAAATGGAATGTAGGTGGATATGGTGGTGGAGTAGGAAATGCTGCAGGATCCATCCTGGCATTAGATATTAATGCTCAGAGCATAGCAGTCTGGGACTCCGAGTGGGCAACATTGAATTTTTTAAACTCATTCTGGTATTGAGCCCAGGCGTACAATTCATTTGTCGTCTCAGTAGCAGGGCGACGACTTGGCATTGGTTTTGGTACACGGGTCGAAGATGTGCCGGCCCTGGAACTTGCTTGTCCCTGCGATGTGAACTCTCGTAATCTGAAATTTTGCTTTGTCTTCACCAGTGAATTGTCCACATCCTGCATTGGATGTTGTCATTCCTCGTCGTCTCGCACGACAACTGCAGCTTGCACACATAGCGCGGAAACAATAAACGAAAAGAAAATGCCAATATTCGGTGAACGGATGGACGTGTACAACTCCTTGTTGATGAGTGTTCCGACATTGATTGGCCATTTTTTATCTATagcaaacaacaacaacgctCTACTCATCACCACTACGTGCGTGTGGGTTACCGACATCATCCTATGGGTGAGAAATGCATACCACAATGCCTGTtccattttcaaaaaaatttccttAAACGATACAAACTTGACCGAGTCCTTCCAAACATTCCCATCATAACATAGTTCAGCAGATACAAGATTGTAATCCGAGTTAGCCTTAAATGCTTGGAATTGGCTATCGTCAACCTCCGGTGTTTGCAATAAAGCATTAACAGTGTCAGGGTCGAAAGAGACGAACTTACCCCGCACAAAAGCTTTGTTATCAGTGTGTTTAGGGGCGTTGGCATAGAATTCCTGTACCAACGGTATGATGGCCGCTTGAGGTTGGCGGCAGAACTCGGTCCATCCACGCTCAGTGATGCCAAGGGTGTGAGTGAGGTTCTCAGATAGATCTATGCCTCTCTTGGGAATCGGAGTCCGGTTGATCTTGGCAGCTTCATATCATGCTTTCGCCTCCACTGAGATAAACTTGCCATCAATAATGGtggaggaagaagaagaggcACGAGAGGTGGAAATCTTGGCTCTCTTAGGACCCATCTTCAGCGGAATCTAAGAATTACAAGATAGAAACCTGCGATGTGGAGGAGATAAAGTGAGAAATAGGATGGAGAGGGGGCGGCTAGGGCTTAGATTGAGAGAaggaaagaaataaataagaaagGGGAAAGGGGATCGATCGGGCTTTTAATTCTAATTCTGCTCGAGGCACTCGGTCTGCAATTTTCAGCAGACCGAGTGCATcctctttttaaaaaaacagtGAGTTGGGGTGTTTTGGGCACTCGGTCTGCTAactttagcagaccgagcgcagcgCACCCCCGTTTTAGTAAAACAAAAAGATGGGGTATTTTGggtgctcggtctgctaaattcagcagaccgagcgcacccctttttaaattgttttttcaaaaaaaaaacaaaatttgaacTTGTTAAAACTTAAAAGAACGGAATATTAAAAAGTTCAAAgcaaaataaatgaaataaagGAAAGGTAAGCGAGTAGTTCTCAATTTAGAGTCTAGAGCTCGACTGTTCTCTTCCCCAAACTAGTCTTGGTCGGTCAGTGTGGTGATGACTGGTGTTGAGTCGACATCACCCCCTACATAGTGTTTCAGCCTCTGAGCATTGACCGTGAAAGACTCGTTTCttgcatattttatttcaatGGCCCCCGATGGATACACCTTAGTGATTTTGTAAGGGCCGGACCACCTAGACTTCAACTTTCCAGGAAAGAGTCTTAACCTGGAGTTAAACAGAAGAACTGCTTCCCCTTCCTTAAATTCTCTATGACGAATGTGTCGGTCATGTATTCTCTTGGTCCTTTCTTTGTACGACACTGCCATATCGTATGCTTGATCCCAAAATTTCTCCAATTGGTTTAGCTCAAGCAATCTTTTCTCACCTGCAGcaacaaattcaaaatttaatgctTTGATAGCCCAATATGCTCTATGCTCTAACTCAACTGGCAAATGACATGTTTTACCAAACAACAGTCTATATGGGGTGGTGCCTATAGGAGTTTTAAAAGCAGTCCTATaggcccataatgcatcatcaAGTCGAAGTGCCCAATCCTTTCTATTAGTACTcacatttttttctaaaatttgctTAATTTCTCGATTGAACACTTCTACTTGGCCACTCGTTTGGGGATGATAGGGTGTAGAAACTTTGTGCTTGACACCATATTTCTTCACAAGTTTTTCAAAGAGTTTGTTGCAAAAGTGGGTGCCACCATCACTAATAATTGCACGGGGTGTACCAAACaggttaaaaatatttttcttcaaaaattttaggACCACCTGTGCATCATTAGTTGCCAAAGCTTCATCCTTTACCCATTTAGAAACATAATCGATGGcgaccaaaatgtatttttttgtaaaagagTTTGTAAATGGTCCCATAAAGTCGATTCTCCACACATCAAATATCTCCCActcaataatattattcaaaggCATTTCATGACGGTTTGAGATATTACCTGTCTGCTGACATCTATCACACTCAATGACATAAGCACATGCAACCTTAAAAAGATTGGGCCAATAAAACCCACATTCAAGTACCTTAGCTGCCGTCTTGATAGGCCCAGCATGGCCACCTACCTCACGGTCATGACAATGACTGAGGATGTTTTTCATTTCTCcttccgccacacatctccgaatcatAGAGTCAGCACAGATTTTAAACAAGAAAGGTTCTTtccaaaaataatgttttacaTCTGATagaaactttttcttttgatgaaaataCAAGTTATGTGGGAGTGTGCCCGTGACCAAGTAATTTGCAAAATTGGAATACCACGGCGAGTGTTCTATGGCAAACAACTTTTCATCAGGAAACCAATCATCTATGTCCTCAGTATCATTCTGTGCACAATTAGGAATGCATTCTAGTCTAGATAGGTGATCAGCGACAACATTTTCTActccttttttatcttttatctcTAAGTAAAATTCTTGCAAGAGTAGAATCCACCTAGTCAATCTAGGTTTTGCATCTTTCTTAGGCAAAAGGTGTTTAATTgcagaatgatcagtgtaaaTAGTGATTTTCAAAAGTACAAGGTATGAATGAAACTTGTCCAGTGCAAAAACTACAGCTCTTTTCAGTGGTAGCATAATTCACTTGAGCCTCATTCAAGGTTTTTCTAGCATAGTAAATAATACGAAATACCTTGTCTATCCTCTGGCCAAGTACAACACCGAAAGCTGAGTCGCTGGCGTCATACATTACCTCAAATGGAATATCTCAATCCGATGAAGTCAGCACTGGTGCAGTCACCAATCTTTCTCTCAGAAATTCAAACTCCTGCAAACAAGTGGAATCAAAATGAAAAGGTGTATCTTTCATCAATAACGAAGACAGaggttttgcaatttttgaaaaatctttaatgaaccgCCGATAAAAACCGACGTGGCCTAGAAAACTTCTAACTACCTTGATTGTCATCGGTGGAGGTAGATTCTGAATGACTTGCACTTTGGCCCTGTCCACCTCGATTCCCTGCTCAGATATTCGGTGCCCTAACACAATACCTTCGGTCACCATGAAGTGACACTTCTCCCAGTTGACTACCAGGTTCGTTTCCTCACATCTCATCAAAACATTATTCAGATTATTtagacatgcatcaaaagactGACCATAAatggaaaaatcatccatgaatatttctagaaaattttcaaccatatcatgaaataTAGCAGTCATGCATCTCTGAAAAGTCGCAGGAGCATTAcaaagaccaaaaggcatgCGGCAAACATACCATATGGGCAAGTGAAAGTTGTTTTATCCTGATCTTCAGGTGCAATCGCAATTTGATTGTATCCTGAATACCCATCTAAAAAGCAATAAAATTCATACCCAGCAAGCCTTTCTAGCATTTGGTCAATGAAGGGGAGGTGAAAATGGTCTTTACGGGTTGCATCATTCAATTTTCTATAGTCTATATACACAGGCCACCCTGTAACTGTTCTAGTAGGTATCAACTCATTCTATTCATTCTAATGACAGTTATCCCCCCTTTTTTCGGTACACATTGAACCGAACTCACCCATGCACTATCAAAATGGGATAAATGATACCTGCATCCAGAAGTTTTATCGTTTCAGCCTTTACTACTTCTTGCATCTTGGGATTCAATCTCCTCTGTGGTTGGACCATGGGGTTGATGTTCTCTTCCATTAATATCTTGTGCATGCAGATAGATGGATTAATGCCTTTGATATCTGCGACCTTCCAAGCAAACACACTCTTATGACTTTTGAGAACATCCAACAACCTGGTCTCCATCTCACCtgccaaagaagaagaaattatgACTGGTAAATTTTCATTATCacctaaaaatacatatttgataTGGGTAGGTAATGGTTTCAATTCCACAGTTGGTGGTTCTTCAAGACTTGGTTTATGGAGGACTAAATCCTTTCGGTCACCAAGATCTTCGAGTCTGAGCTTTCCACCTTTTCTCCATGACTGGTTATCATTCAAATAAGCCGTAATCTCTTTTATCTCTACATTGACTAGGTCATCACGAGGAGGAGATATGAGTGCAGCTTCTAATGGTTCCTAAAATGTATCCTGCACATAATCATATAAAAGTGAGTCCACAATATCGATTTGAAAACACTCTTCATTACTTTGTGAAAATTTCAGTGCATTAAACACATCAAAGGAAATTTTCTCCTCTCCCACTCTCAGATGTAGCTCTCCCTTTTGGACATCGATTAATGCTTTTCCTGTTGCCAGGAAAGGTCTTCCCAGAATAAGTGGCATGTCCAAGCCCTCCTCCATATCAAGCACCACAAAATCCATCGGAAAGATGAACTTATCAACTTTCACCAGCACATCCTCTATTATCCCCCTGGGATATTTGATAGACCTGTCCGCCAGTTGCAACGACATCCGGGTGGGTTTCGGCTCTCCCAAGTTCAGTTTCCTGAAAATAGAATATGGCATTAAGTGTATGCTAGCTCCCAAATCACACAAAGCTTTATGAAAATTGCACATCATTAATAATACAAGGAATAGAAAAACTTCCTGGATCTTTTTGCTTTGGTGGTATCTTGTTCTAAACTAGCGCAGAGCAATTTTCTGTTAGGCTGATCATTGCATGCTCCTCCAATTTTCTCTTGTTGGAGAGAATCTCCTTCAAGAATTTAGCGTAACTGGGCATTTTCATCAATGAATCAGTGAAAGGGATGTTTatattcaatttcttgaatACTTCTAGGAATTTTGCAAATTGAGAATCTAGCTTGGCCTTCTTGATAGCTGCAGGAAAATTTAGTGGAATAACAATATTTGACTTTGATGTGGGTGGTTGTGTAGAATCAGAAGACTTACCTGCAGTTTTCCTTGGTGTAGCTGGTTCTGATTCTTTCTCTCCTTGTTTCTCACCCTCAATTATCTTCCCACTTCTCAGTTCAACTGCCTTGACCTGCTCTTTTGGATTCTTTTCCCTGTCACTTGGCAAAGTACCCAGCTCTCTGCTGGACATCGCTTTAGCTAACTTCCCTATTTGATTTTCCAAGTTCTTAATTGATGCATCCTGATTCTGCATTCTGGTCTCAGTGGATGATATAAACTTCTGCATCATCTGTTCCATGCTTGACTTCTCTTCTTGAGGCTGTCTTTCGTAGTTCTGATTCTCATATGATCTATTATTCTGTCCTCCCCATGAAAAGTTTGGATGTTGTTTCCACCCTTGATTATATGTGTTCGAGAATGGATCATTCCTAGGGCAGTTCGGATTTCCCACATGGTTCACCATTCCTCCCTCTGGCTGATATGAAGGATTGTCTGTCTCACAATCTTTTGTGAAGTGTTCAGCACCACATTTCTCAAACCACACTTCTTGAATATGCATCGTAGACTGCCCTATAGTTAGCTCTTCAATCCTCTTATTCATGACTTCAAGCTGAGCTGCTGCTGAGGTGAATGCATCAGCTTGATGCATTCCTGCGGGTCTCTTGGCTGCATTCCTATCGGATTGAGGATGATAGCTACTGGATGCCATCTACTCAATTAACTCATATCCGTCCTCTGgtgatttttttaacaaatttccCCCTAcagctgcatctaacatggtGTGATTTGAGTGAGGAAGACCataataaaaagtttgtaccacaagacCGTCTAGTAGTTGGTGATGTGGGCATCTCCTTAGTAGATCTTTGTAACGTTCCCATGCTTCATAGAGTGTTTTCTGATCGCCTTGAGAAAATGTTGTGATGTCAGCTCTGAGTTTCATTGATTTGGaaggtggaaaatatttggtCAGGAAAGCCTTAGCGAGAtcatcccaagtagtgatggaaCCTGCAGGTAGATTTGTTAGCCATGCTTTAGCTTTATCTCTTAAAGAAAAAGGGAATAAACGCAAACAAATAGCGTCATCAGAAACTCCCTGCATCTTAAAAGTGTCACAGATTTCTAGAAAATTTGTCAGGTGAGCATATGGGTCATCGATTGTCATCCCACCAAACTGGACTATGTTTTGCACCATTTGAATGATAGAGGGCTTTATTTCAAACTGATTTGCTGCTATTGTTGGCCTGATGATGCTTGGTCTGGCATTTTCGATGGATGGAAAAGCGCTATTCATCATGGATCTGTAGATAGGTGGTGCATTATTCTTTGCTTCTCCATCTCCACGTAGTCGTTCTTGTTCTGCCATTGATTCTTTTTGTTGTCTTCTTCTTCTGCGAaaagttctttcaatttctgGATCAAAAGGTAAGAGTTCTGCTTCAGGTGATTTTGCATGCACTGCAAGAGAATCCTGCAGTTCACAGATGAAAATAGTGATTAAAATTGAAGTAGAGAAAAtgaaataagaaaaatcaaagtaatcaatagtccccggcaacggcgccaaaaacttgatcgagcaaatactaacacttaaattcAATATAATTATCTCTCTTTTATGCTCAAaattatcgcaagtgcacgactcAAGTTATAGAAaagtgtactgagtacgagtatcgttcTCAGGGACTACAtcacaataattcaattatttaatttctctACACAAAGTAACGAAAATTTGATCATTGattattctaaaattataaattaaagaattcaatttgaaaatacttgaatgaaaataaaataaaccacAACAATGCTTAGcacagaaaaatataatatgaggaagttttgttggaatctcggttcaccttcctccaaattgaatcTGGACGATTTAAACTTACTTTTACACTCATAAATTTGACATGAATTTCTGAaatatcgacactctctctcgagtttatgccaatctaattcaagttaatgaaacaattaaatctttttaattatttatcattactgaTTGCTTTACGTTCATTGAAttcctacaactttcaacctggtggtctatggttatcaacatgtactaaatatcatatctctatgcatattttaagtccatggatttttTCACTCAATCTATCTCTCGACATCCATTCACAacttacgaatctatgttaaagTTAGATACTTCTCaacatagaataataaaccataataaaatcaaatacttgtaTAAAACTAAATCAATTCGTCCAATgattcaatcacaaaaacatgtttcggggttaggatcccctaaatgCCAACAAAAGAGAGTTTAGCTACTAcaactcataataaaattcaaactaataaaattttcaacataaaatttcagtaaaattgaagaagaagaactcccaacgagaagaagaagaagaatggaTCTTCAGAGCCGCCTCCGCTGATTTTGCTGTGTTTTTCCAACCCTCAAAACGTCTGAAAATATTCTATATATAGTGCGCCTTAGAGTCCTTTCCTTTTAAAACACCCGGAATAATAACTCTCACAATTACTCacgggcgctcggtctgctcttttttaGCAACCGAGCGCCCAAAATTCTTCAACCTTCTGCCCTTCTAAATGATGCCAGCGCTCTGTCTGCTCTTTTCTGCAGACCAAGCGCTcaaaatccaccaactttttgccTCCTAAAGAATGCcagcgctcggtctgctcttttctgcagaccgagcgcatccCCTGATGAAGCCTGAACATGCTCTTTTTCTCATTTTCCTGTCAATTTAACCATAAATCAATAGGAGTAAACAAAGCACACAACATTAcactaaatgcaaacaaaatttgataattactAAAAAGACGACAAATAACTAATGCAAAACATCAAGAAAACGAACAATAAAACATGGAAAAATGACTCTTATCATGTGCTCTGttcagagatttgtcacactaatatttcctcatatcgcataggatatccacgctcgcaagcgtgtggtgaatccttgacaataaagcattgaatcctatatgtgtcataactgcacccaatctcgacacctgatatgaatcttaagtatgaaaggcaacacgatttcaacgaatcgcacctcaattcgataacaaaagaattcaataatgttgtcccgactttgaaacaagtaacagattttggaatctccacctctagttgaacctgtaactagcaacagagaattcacgatagaaaaaaatcaaagattcaattagaccttcaaaggaacctgtctttgacaacccaattgaaaatcgattgacaaacgccacaaagctatgaaactttgataagtttgattttgggtaaagcaaaagctttgataaaattctaaagagaattttgtattgaataatcaataatctgaaaatcttagttatcattaaaataatgaatgttgtagtatttatattacaaccctaaatattgaaagataacgcaaaataaatcaaaaagatatcaaagatatctcctaaagtttcctagtaggaataaagaacctaaaataaacaaagtaaatccaaaatattaaaaatcccaaacacacacacaaacaccttcggtgcatgtaaaacaccatggcgcgggcgcgctagagagaggcgcgggcgcgccgaagtTGCGCAAataagggcgcgggcgcgcgataaggtagcgcgggcgcgcctagagctcgcaaaacatcgtcaatttggcatccgtaagcgcgggcgcgcttcttctCCGCAAAATAATggtgcgggcgcgccttggcttcgagcagggtcttcagtttcttcactttcttgacctcttttgacctcaataagattataccttcctccaaattgaatatcaagaaatccaatgccctcttgtgtcttcagcaacaaagattgaaatgcttccttaaacttctgagctcggcctctcgtaactggtcctcgtagtatctccaacggatccttaggcacttgatcagcatgcgagtcatccatgatcgcatcatccttcccttcttgaaaaggatttgtcctcaaatcttgatcatcacctacatcaaatggagataaatcagaaacattaaaagtagcactgacattatactcacctggcaaatctaatttgtaagAATTGTCATTGATGCGCTCCAATACTTGAAAtggtccatcgcctctaggtagaAGCTTTGAGCGCCGTTTTTTAGGAAACCGCtctttcctcaaatgcaaccacacctaatctcctggttcaaacacaactctcttctttcccttatttgtttgctttgtatactgcaaattctttttctcaatgttcgccttcactttttcatgcaaatttctcacaaattccgcctttttcttaccatccatgttaaccctttcactcataggcaaagacatcaaatccaatggggttaaaggattaaaaccatacacaatttcaaatggtgaaaaatttgtagttgaatgcacactacgattatatgcaaactcaacaaatggcaaacattcttcccaactcttcaaattctttttaattatagcacgcaacaaagttcctaacattctattaacaacttcagtttgaccatccgtttgaggatgacatgtagtcgaaaacagtagtttagtaccaagtttgcaccataatgttttccaaaagtagctcaagaaacgagtatctctatcagacacaatactcctaggcatgccatgcaatctaacaacttcattaaagaacaatttagcaacatgagaagcatcatcagatttataacaagcaataaaatgagccatcttagaaaatctatcaaccacaacaaaaattgaatccctccccttcttagacctcggtagtcctaaaacaaaatccatagaaatatctacccacggttcatTAGGAACGgaaagtggagtatacaaaccatgtggttgttgtctagactttgctttcctacaagtcacacatctttcgcaaattttctcaacatcatgcttcatatgtggccaataaaaatgttcatgcaaagtttcataagttttagccactccaaaatgtcccattaaaccacccccatgtgattccttaacaagtaattcacgaatagatgacttaggaatacataacttatcctccttaaacaaatacccatcatgcatgaagaatttatcttttggaccatgcaaacatgacgcatatatctcaccaaaattaagatcactagtatataactctttcacatactcaaatcctaaaaatttaaaatctagagtagataaaagtacataccttcgtgatagagcatccgctaccacattttccttcccttgcttgtatttgataacgtagggaaaagtttccacaaacgccacccacttagcatgcctcttgtttagcttgtgttgtcctttgagatgcttcaatgattcatgatccgtatgaatcacaaattcttttggcctcaaatagtgtTGCCATGTCTCAAGTACTCTTACCAACACATAaaactccttgtcgtaggtaggataattcaaggacgCCCCACTAATCTTCTCACTGAAGTAAGCAATCGGTCGCCtaccttgcatcaagacacctccaattgctacacctgatgcatcacattcaatttcaaaagttttagtaaaatcaggtaaaacaagtaaa
The genomic region above belongs to Henckelia pumila isolate YLH828 unplaced genomic scaffold, ASM3356847v2 CTG_170, whole genome shotgun sequence and contains:
- the LOC140870688 gene encoding uncharacterized protein, with translation MASSSYHPQSDRNAAKRPAGMHQADAFTSAAAQLEVMNKRIEELTIGQSTMHIQEVWFEKCGAEHFTKDCETDNPSYQPEGGMVNHVGNPNCPRNDPFSNTYNQGWKQHPNFSWGGQNNRSYENQNYERQPQEEKSSMEQMMQKFISSTETRMQNQDASIKNLENQIGKLAKAMSSRELGTLPSDREKNPKEQVKAVELRSGKIIEGEKQGEKESEPATPRKTAGKSSDSTQPPTSKSNIVIPLNFPAAIKKAKLDSQFAKFLEVFKKLNINIPFTDSLMKMPSYAKFLKEILSNKRKLEEHAMISLTENCSALV